CGACCTTCTGGTCGAAGATCGAGCCGCCCGGCGCGAATGCCACCTCCTCGAATTCCGTCTTGGGCTCCTGGCCCTTCTTGAACAGCGCCACGTCGAACCCGTTCACCTCGACGGTGAATTGCCAGTTCTGGTACAGACTCTTGGGCATGTTGCCGGCTGCGTTCATCGGCGCTTCTCCTTACGCGTTGAAGATTTCCTTGAAGTCGCTGCCCGTGTCCGTCATCACGAAGTTGAGTTCCACGAACTCGGCGGTCTTCGTGGGTTTCACGAACACGCGCGTGACGATCTCGTTGCGGTCCTGGACGGCGGGCGGGTTGGTCTCCGCGTCGCACTGGACGCGGTAGTCGTATACGCCGCCGTTGCTCTTGACGTCCTGCAGGAACGGGTTGATGAGCCGGAGCAGCGCCCGCCACGTGCGGGGATGGTTCGGCTCGAAGGTCACGAAACGGGACGAATCCCCGA
This region of Candidatus Hydrogenedentota bacterium genomic DNA includes:
- a CDS encoding phage tail protein; this encodes GIDRGRVFNVQGVAYLTQRADRDVLYPEGINVIAVFPDSGVNVWGQRTLLQQPSAVDRVNVRRLMIYMERAVGDSSRFVTFEPNHPRTWRALLRLINPFLQDVKSNGGVYDYRVQCDAETNPPAVQDRNEIVTRVFVKPTKTAEFVELNFVMTDTGSDFKEIFNA